A single genomic interval of Pyrobaculum arsenaticum DSM 13514 harbors:
- a CDS encoding Rab family GTPase: protein MKKYVVLIGVGGVGKTTLVYRLAGVPIAPSPTKRPGIYRIRAEACEYYVLDPPGQYIDEVVESLLKIAHMYFDRALFIYDLTRYDTLQALYHIADEMCVRGRCIAAKEVWVVGNKRDVAASIGVEHEPDLTLLQAGRYVKISALVDPVEKLGELLP from the coding sequence AGACTACCTTGGTCTACAGACTAGCCGGTGTCCCCATCGCGCCGTCGCCTACGAAACGCCCCGGCATATACCGCATACGGGCGGAGGCATGCGAGTACTACGTCCTCGACCCGCCCGGGCAGTACATAGACGAGGTCGTGGAGTCGCTACTGAAGATCGCGCACATGTACTTCGACCGCGCGTTGTTCATATACGACTTGACGAGGTACGACACCCTTCAAGCACTTTACCACATCGCCGATGAGATGTGCGTACGAGGCCGGTGCATAGCCGCGAAGGAGGTCTGGGTGGTGGGCAACAAGAGGGACGTAGCCGCCAGCATAGGCGTCGAGCACGAGCCGGACCTCACCCTCCTCCAGGCCGGCAGATACGTTAAAATATCCGCCCTCGTAGATCCTGTAGAAAAACTCGGGGAGCTGTTGCCATGA